GCTTCATTTCCCAGCAGTAAAGCTGCCGGTTTCGTAAAATTAATCTTGCCAATATATTTTGCATTTACAGTTGTTTCCAAGGCAAAAATCGTGATATTTTTTTCTCTTAAAAATTGAATCGCTTTCTCTGTTTTTTCGAAATGCTGCCAATCGACAAATTCTGTAGTTCCCATTGCTGTTTTCTGTACTTTTTCATTATTGGGAGTTGCAGTGTATCCGCACACTAAAATTTGTTTCACTCCAAAACATTCTGCTGTTCTGAAGATAGAGCCCACATTGAAAGAAGATCGCAGATTATCCAAAATTAAATAAAGCGGTTGTTTCTGCTTTTGTTCTCTTAAGCCATCTTTTTTTAATATCTCCGGATCCGTTAGTTCCTGACCCAATCTACGTTCCAAAGGAACAGCGAATTCCAGGAATTGCCTGATCGTAGCTTTTTTCAGATCGATCGAGATCGGAACTCCCAACCAGTTCAAACATTTTTCAAATTCTTTGACCAGATTTTGTTTTTCTTTATCATCCCATTTATTATGAATTTCTTTGATGAACTCATTTATTATTTTTTGTTGTTTTTGGAAGTTGAATGAAGTGAATTTTTTCTGCGTATATTTCATATATAAAAAAGGGAGCTTTTCAGCTCCCAAAATGTTATTTAATTCTTTTAAGTTCTTTCTGCTGACCGCCTTTCTTGTATTTCTCGATATCAATTTTCAATTGGGCATTTTCAGTTTTTAACTTTGAATTTTCATTTTTCAAACTGGAATTTTCGGAACGCAGCTTGGCGTTTTCACTTTTCAATGAGTTGTTCTCAGATTCCAGTTTGTCATATTTCATTTTTTTAGCTTTCAGATCTTTGTTTTCCTGTCGGATTTTTTCCACTTCATCCATTAAAACTTTGTAAGCATTATAGGTGGAATTATACTTCTTTTCCATACTATAGTACTCTTTTTCCCAATCTTTCTTCATTTTCTTACGTCCGCCTGTTTGCTGTTCTACCTGTTGAGCAAAAACAGAAACTGCCAGACACGCGATTATCAAAAACACAATGATCTTCTTCATAAATCCTCCCATCTTTTATGTTCTATATAATTCCAAACATTCCAAACGATATTTATGCTGGCAAGAGAAATCTGCTTGACAGCCAACTTTAGATCAGAAGTTTGATAAAATTATAAGGAGAAAATATTATGAGATTATTTAGTTGGAAAGCAATTATTCTGCTCATTTTAATGTTTTGTCTTTTTCTATCAGCGCAGAATTCCAAACAAACTGAACCTGCAAAAGTATATTTTACCAAAGATATTTCGGCTGCTGGTGTAGAAAATATTTTCCAATACATAAATGAAAATGTAAATGGAAAAGTAGCGATTAAAGTTCATTTTGGAGAAGATGGAAACAAAACTTTTCTGAACCCTGAAATGGTAAAAGGCCTGGCAAAACAGCTCGATGCAACTTTAGTTGAAACCAATGTACTTTACGTGGGAAAGCGTCGTTATACGGAAAGCCATATCAAACTGGCCAAAAAGCATGGATTTGATTTTGCACCGATCGATATCCTGGATTCAGAAGGCGAAAAAGTAATTCCGGTAAATACATCTCATTACCAGCAGATCAAAGTGGGAAGTCACATGGATAATTATGGTTCTTTCCTTATCTATTCTCACTTCAAAGGTCACGGAATGGCAGGTTTTGGCGGAGCTATAAAAAATGTTGCGATGGGTTTAGCTGCAATTTCCGGTAAAATGGCAATGCATGCTTCTTCTATTCCGACTTATTCTCCCAGCAAATGTATCAGTTGTAATCTCTGTGTTCCTGAATGCCCGGGAAATGCAATCACAATTGATCCGCTGGTAATAGATGCTGACAAATGTATCGGTTGCGGAACCTGTATCGGAATTTGCCCTCAGCGTTGTTTTGGCGTTCCCTGGAGCAGTACAGATCGCAGTGTATTTATGGAACGTTTGTGTGAATATGCCAAAGGAATTACCGATAATTACAACATGGTTTATATAAATGTTCTGGCAAATATCACGCCAGCTTGCGATTGCGCCGGTTGGCCCCAAAAACCCTTTATGGATGATATTGGAATTGTTGCTTCCAACGATATTGTTGCTGTGGAACAAGCCAGCCACGATCTGGTAGATAAGGCTCATAACTGCGATAATACATTCCTGAAAGAAGTGAAGGTGAACGGCAAAAGACAAATCGAATATTCTGCTGAGCTGGGAATGGGCAACAGAAATTATGAACTGATCGACATTGATAAATAGCGAGGAATAATGCCTAGAAAATTGGAGTATAAACGCAAAATATTTGGTTATGAATGTGATGTTTACGGACATTTGAACAATGCAAATTATCTGCACATCTACGAAGAAGCAAGAGCAGATGCACTGGAGCAAATGCAAATTCCTATAAGGGAGCTGGCAGAAATTGGATATCACATTTATCTTACAAATATTGAATTGGAATTTATTAAAGGATTGCCCTTGGAAAGCAAAGTTACAATTCGATCTCATATTGAGAAATCGAATCGACTTCAATCTACCTGGATTCAGGAAATCTACAATGAAGCTGAAGAAATTTGCAGCAGTGCTGTGGTGAAAGGAGCATTTGTAAAGAACGGTAAACCGACCAGAATCTCAAAAGAACTTTATAAGGTTTTCCAGCTAAATTCCCAAGAATAAAATATTCTTGTACAATACGTTTTTAAAAAATTTGATTAAAGAAAATTCTTAAATTTGACTATCACCGTGGCAGAGCCAAGGTGTATTTCGCTAAATTTATTTCAGCAAGCTGAAAATCGAATTTTCATTATTTACCCCTCTCCGGCTACTGCCGGATCTCCCCTCAAACGGGGGAGAAAATTTGGAAAACCCCGATGCAGAGCAGCGAGGAATTCTTTCGATTAAAGATATTTTTCTACAGAAAAATAGAAGCCAATCCCAAAAATGAAGCAAAACCACCTATATCGGTAAGCATTGTGATGATAATGCTGGAAGAAAGTGCCGGATCAACTTTGAGTGATTTCAAGATCACCGGAATAAGCGAGCCGACAAGACCTGCAATGAACATATTGCAAACCATGGCAATTCCCAACACAGCGCCCAACATAATATTTCCTTTCAAAAAATAAGCTATCAGCATCGCTGCCGAACCTATCAAGACACCATTGATCAAACCCACTGAAACCTCTTTGAAGATAGCTTTTCCAGCATTTCTCATGGTAAGTTCACCCAAAGCAATTCCGCGCACGATTACCGTAAGAGTTTGCGTTCCAGAATTCCCACCCAAACCTGCTACGATCGGCATTAATACAGCCAGAATCGAGAGATTAGCAATTGTCTCTTCAAAAATTCCCACCACACTGGAAACCAGAAGAGCTGTAAATAAATTCAAAGTGAGCCAGGGAAGGCGTTTTTTTACTGAGTTGATCGGTTTGGTGAAAACTCTATCCTCGCTTTCCAAGCCCACCATTTTGTAGGCATCTTCCGAAGCTTCCTCATCGATAACATCGATGATATCATCTACTGTAATACGGCCCAGAAGAACATCATTTGCATCTACAACAGGTAAAATATAGATATCATATTTACGAAACATGTGAGCAACCTGCTCCTGATCCATATTGACGGGAACGGATATAATATCCTTTTCCATTATATCTTGTGCTCTATCATTTTTCTTTGCCAAAAGAAGCCTGGTAACTTCCAGAATACCTTTTAATTTTTCATCTTCATCTGTAACAAAAAGATAGTGAAAATTCTCAACATCTTCATGATTTTCTCGAATGTATTCGATCATCTCATCCCGCTTCATGTTCAGCAACACAGAGATGATCTCTTTCTGCATCAAACCACCGGCAGAATCCTCATCATAAACCAGAAGCTCTCGGATCTCATCAGAATCTTCTTTATCAATTTTTTCCAGAACTTCCTTCAGTTGATCTTCATCAAGCTCCGCAGCAAGATCTGTAGCTTCATCGGAATCCATTTCATCCATGATCTCTATTAGGCGGTTTTGCTTTATGCTTTCCAAAATTTCATCAAGAATTTCATCGTGCAGATCAGGTAAAACTTCAGAAGCAATTTCAGTTTCCAGTAGAGAAAATGCCGGGATTTGATAATCGGCAGGTAAATGATTGATAACAGAAGCAATATCTTCAGGTCGCATCTGATTCAGGTTAGACCGCAATTTTTCAGAATTTTCATTTTCAAAAAAATCCAGAATTTGATCCAAAGTCATGTTTATCATTGTTTCCCTCCTCGAAAATTCCGGCAAAGTTTTACTCGAAGCCGAATCACACAGTTACTTTTATGTGAAATTATCAGGTTACGGAATTTTGTCCATTTTTTTATACGAAGTAAACCTTTGATTTTTTTTCCACGCACACCCGAAATATATTTATTTTGCAGTAATCAACAAAAAAAACAATAATTTCATTTTTTTCAAGCCCATGAATTTATTCATGGGAAAAGCAAACAAAACCTTTTATAGTAACCATCTCAATGGTTTATTATTTTGCAAACGGTTGGAACCGTTGTCCGATATATTTCTGGTATCAAGATTCCCACGAATGACCCTGTGAAATTGAATTGATTTCACAGCTTAAAAATTCGTGGGCTTTACTGGATAAGGTTTTGGACGGTTAAAATAGCAACAATTTCATTTATTACAATAAATTAGGTTTATACCTTTCAAATTTTTCGGGGTATGCGTGTGATTTTTTTTTTTCTGATTGACATAAAGAAAATTAAAATATCTATCTTCTTCATGAATAAAAAAAGATATAAACTTATTATTTTTGATGCAGATGACACTTTGAGATTTTGTACTGTTCCCGGTCAACCATGCCCAAATAGGCCAGGTGAATGGAAATTGCACAACAACGTTAAAGAAAAACTGGCAGACATTAATTGGGGCTCTCCCCAGGAAGGCAAAACCGCTTACGGAATTGCCAGTAATCAAGGTGGTGTAGGAGTTGGTTATTATTCTGCAGAAATGGCTTTCCAATTATTGAAAGACACATTTACAGCAGCTTTCGGTTTTGAACCAATCGATGAAGTTATTCAAATGTGCATTCCCAAACCGGAAGAAAATCCAGCCTGCCGCAAACCAAATCCAGGAATGCTCAATAAAATAATGAAATACTGGCAGATAGAGCCGTTAGAAACACTCTTTGTTGGTGATCGGAAATCGGATCAAGAAACTGCCGAAAATGCTGGTTGTGATTTTACGTGGGCAAAAGATTATTTTATATTTAGCAACGAACAAAATGAACAAAAGATTGAATAATGTAAAAAAAAATTAAATAGGAAAAATTTATGGCACATCGAACCTTAAAAGGCAGTTATTCCCGTTTATCTGAAAGGTTAAATCGTTTTCCACAGGGAGCTCCAGTTTCCGATCTTTTATTTAAGATCCTCAAGATCATTTTTAACGAAAAGGAAGCTGAACTTGTTTCTACATTGCCCATTAAACCTTTCACCGTAAAAAAAGCTGCGAAAATCTGGAAAATGGATGTTGTTTCTGCTCAAAAATATTTAGATCAACTTGCCGGCAAAGCCATCCTGGTAGATGTGCAGAAAGATGGAGAATCTGTTTATACACTCCCTCCGCCCATGGCAGGATTTTTTGAGTTTTCCATGATGCGTTACCGCAAAGATATCGATCAGAAAATGCTGGCAGAACTGTTTTATCAATACATGAATGTGGAAGAGGATTTCATCAAAGAGCTTTTTACAAATGGCGAAACTCAGCTGGGCAGAACCTTTGTGAACGAACCAGCACTTCCGGATGATGAATCGCTTCACGTTCTGGATTATGAACGTGCTTCCGAAGTAATTCAGACGGCAAGTCACATGGGTGTGGGAATATGTTATTGTCGTCATAAAATGCAGCATCTGGATAAAGCCTGCGCTGCTCCGCTGGATATTTGTATGACTTTTAACAGCTCTGCAGAATCTCTCATCAAACATGGATTTGCCAGATCTGTAGATAAGAAAGAAGGAATGGATCTTTTGCAGGCAGCTTACGACAATAATCTTGTTCAGTTTGGGGAAAATGTTCGTAAGAGAGTAAACTTCATCTGCAACTGCTGCGGTTGCTGCTGCGAAGCTATGATAGCACAACGCAGATTTTCGGCTCTCAATCCAATTCATACTACAAATTATCTTCCAGAAATTGATACAGAAAAATGTACCGGCTGCGGAAAATGTGTGAACATTTGTCCTGTGGAAGCAATGACTCTAATTTCTGCCAACGATCCCAAAAGTTTAAACAGAAAAATAGCCAAACTTAATGACGATATCTGTCTGGGTTGCGGTCTTTGTGTTCGTGCCTGCCCCACTTCGGCTATTAAATTGATACAAAGAGATAAACGCGTGATCACTCCTTTGAACAGTGCTCATCGAGTTGTGTTGATGGCAATCGAACGCGGAAAATTGCAAAACCTGATTTTTGATAATCACATCCTGCTCAGTCATCGCGCTTTAGCTGCCCTGTTTGGAGTTATCTTCAAACTTCCACCCGCCAAACAAATCCTTGCTTCCAAACAGATGAGATCACGATATCTGGAGAAGATACTGGAGAGGATTTAAACAACTATGCTGGATGAATCTGCAAGTGAATGTGTCGCTTAAAATCAAAAAATTGATTCACTCTGAAAAAAACCATCATATTGAGGAACTCTTCTTGGCAAACGACGAAATATTGATTTGTCTATCCTTCGTCAATCTCCTTTGAATGAATTCCTCAGGATGACGGAAAATGATGTCGTCTTCCGGAGGTCACTTTTAGCTTTGCACTCGACTGTGTCCGGCGAAGCTTTGCGAAGACGGAAGGATCTCGTGAGAATTCTGGCAGCTTAACTTCTCGATCAGGAGTGATCGAGATACAAAAAGTCTTCTCGTTCCAAAACTCCAGTTTGGGAATGCAATTTCCAACGAAACTCCGTTTCGTGATCCTTCATACCTGTACCGGCGTAGTTTCTCGAAGCCTTAAGAGCAACGTTTTTACACACCCCGTCAGCTTGGCCGCCACCCCTCTCCAGAGGGGAATTTTTCAGAGTGACAGAAAAAAACCTTGCATTCCGCTTAACCCTCCGTTTTATTTGGTTTTAGAAGGAGGTGCAAAATGAAATTGAACGTTAAAGCATTTGGACTTACCTGTGGATTAATTTGGGGGTTAGGTCTGATGATCATTACCTGGTGGATAATTCTGTGGGACGGCTCGATGACTGCTTCAACCTTTCTGGGAAGAGTTTACCGCGGTTATAATTTTACTTTTCTGGGCAGTATCTTCGGCTTGATCTGGGGTTTTTTCGATGGACTTATCGGAGGTATTATTTTCGCCTGGCTTTATAATAAATTGTCAGGAAAAAAAAGGGAGAAATAAAGCCTTATGACTTTTAGACATTCCATTCTCGACTCCTTTCACTTCATTTTCGAGTCGAGCCTGGGAAAATTTTGCTATAAAAAAACAGCCGCCGATCGTTAGATCGGTGGCTGCAATTTTATACAGAATTTAAGCGCTTAAATTCCTGATTATTTTTTCTTTTTTTCTTTAGTTTCTTTGGTTTCCAATTCATTACCAACGAATTCGATGATGGCCATTGGAGCCATGTCACCCTTGCGATAACCATTTTTCAGAACGCGTGTATATCCGCCTTCTCGTTCAGCCATTTTAGGAGCGATCTCATCAAATACTTTTTTTACCAGGTCACGATTTTTGAGAACTTTGTAAACCTGACGACGATAATGAATAGTATCTTTTTTGGCATGAGTGATCATTCTTTCTGCCAGACCACGAACTTCTTTGGCTCTCGCCAATGTTGTATTAATACTTCCGTATTCAACCAGTGAGATCACCAGGTTTCTCATCATGGCTTCACGATGATCTTTTTCCAAACCAAATTTTCTACCACTTACTCTATGTCTCATAATTCAAATCCTTATTTCTTGATAGTTACTCTGTTTTTTGCATCTTCGATCTTTTTCCGGATCGTATCAACATTCATACCGAGGGAAAGATCATAATCATCCAAAAGAGATGTGATCTCTTCCAGAGATTTCTTTCCAAAGTTACGATATTTCAACATTTCATTTTCGCTTTTGGAAACTAATTCACCGATTGTATCGATCTTGGCTGCTGCCAGACAGTTGCTGCAGCGAACAGATAATTCCAGTTCGTTTACAGCTGTATCCAGAATCTTGTCCATTCTTTCCAGTTCAGGATCCATCTCTACTTCTTCGATGTATTCCGGTTCTGTTTCGAAAAGTACAACTCTGTCATACAGATCTCGCAGGATCTTTGCTGAAAGATACAAGGCATCTTTCGGGTCTACACTACCGTCTGTGCTTACTTCCATGATCAATTTATCATAATCGATCTTTTCGCCAACACGCTGATTTTCTACCATGAAATTAACTTTATTGATCGGAGAATAAATGCTGTCTACAGGAACGATTCCCTGCAAAGTCATTTCTTCTGTATCATGCTTTTCGGCAGGATGATAGCCGCGACCGATTCCAACCCACAATTCCATGCGGAAATCTTCATCTTGGGTCATTTCCAAAAGCTCGAGTTCTTTATTGATTATTTTCACATCACCAGTTTCTTTAATTTCTGCTGCTGTGATCATGCCTTTTCCCTTATGTTCCAAAACCAGTTTTTCTTCGTTGATGGAATCGCATTTGATAACCAGTTTTTTCAGTTTCAGGATCAGATCGATATAATCGGAAGTAGAGCCTGGAATTGGAGCAAATTCATGATGTAACCCTTCGATCTTTACAAAACGTACTGCTGCACCCTGAATAGAAGACAACAGAACACGGCGCAAAGTATTTCCTATTGTAGTTGCAAATCCCTGTTCCAGTGGACCAATCTCAAATTTTCCAAAGGTAGGACTGTAGCTCGCTTCATCTACCTGAACTTTCTCGGGTAATTGTAAAGGTTCTATGAACTTCATAAACTTCCTCCCTATTACTTGGAATAATACTCAACAATCAA
This region of Candidatus Cloacimonadota bacterium genomic DNA includes:
- a CDS encoding 4Fe-4S binding protein gives rise to the protein MAHRTLKGSYSRLSERLNRFPQGAPVSDLLFKILKIIFNEKEAELVSTLPIKPFTVKKAAKIWKMDVVSAQKYLDQLAGKAILVDVQKDGESVYTLPPPMAGFFEFSMMRYRKDIDQKMLAELFYQYMNVEEDFIKELFTNGETQLGRTFVNEPALPDDESLHVLDYERASEVIQTASHMGVGICYCRHKMQHLDKACAAPLDICMTFNSSAESLIKHGFARSVDKKEGMDLLQAAYDNNLVQFGENVRKRVNFICNCCGCCCEAMIAQRRFSALNPIHTTNYLPEIDTEKCTGCGKCVNICPVEAMTLISANDPKSLNRKIAKLNDDICLGCGLCVRACPTSAIKLIQRDKRVITPLNSAHRVVLMAIERGKLQNLIFDNHILLSHRALAALFGVIFKLPPAKQILASKQMRSRYLEKILERI
- the mgtE gene encoding magnesium transporter; protein product: MINMTLDQILDFFENENSEKLRSNLNQMRPEDIASVINHLPADYQIPAFSLLETEIASEVLPDLHDEILDEILESIKQNRLIEIMDEMDSDEATDLAAELDEDQLKEVLEKIDKEDSDEIRELLVYDEDSAGGLMQKEIISVLLNMKRDEMIEYIRENHEDVENFHYLFVTDEDEKLKGILEVTRLLLAKKNDRAQDIMEKDIISVPVNMDQEQVAHMFRKYDIYILPVVDANDVLLGRITVDDIIDVIDEEASEDAYKMVGLESEDRVFTKPINSVKKRLPWLTLNLFTALLVSSVVGIFEETIANLSILAVLMPIVAGLGGNSGTQTLTVIVRGIALGELTMRNAGKAIFKEVSVGLINGVLIGSAAMLIAYFLKGNIMLGAVLGIAMVCNMFIAGLVGSLIPVILKSLKVDPALSSSIIITMLTDIGGFASFLGLASIFL
- a CDS encoding RNA methyltransferase; translation: MKYTQKKFTSFNFQKQQKIINEFIKEIHNKWDDKEKQNLVKEFEKCLNWLGVPISIDLKKATIRQFLEFAVPLERRLGQELTDPEILKKDGLREQKQKQPLYLILDNLRSSFNVGSIFRTAECFGVKQILVCGYTATPNNEKVQKTAMGTTEFVDWQHFEKTEKAIQFLREKNITIFALETTVNAKYIGKINFTKPAALLLGNEALGISEETLELADETVSIPLSGWKNSLNVGVTAAIACYEAIRQWDE
- the rplQ gene encoding 50S ribosomal protein L17, yielding MRHRVSGRKFGLEKDHREAMMRNLVISLVEYGSINTTLARAKEVRGLAERMITHAKKDTIHYRRQVYKVLKNRDLVKKVFDEIAPKMAEREGGYTRVLKNGYRKGDMAPMAIIEFVGNELETKETKEKKKK
- a CDS encoding DUF362 domain-containing protein, which gives rise to MRLFSWKAIILLILMFCLFLSAQNSKQTEPAKVYFTKDISAAGVENIFQYINENVNGKVAIKVHFGEDGNKTFLNPEMVKGLAKQLDATLVETNVLYVGKRRYTESHIKLAKKHGFDFAPIDILDSEGEKVIPVNTSHYQQIKVGSHMDNYGSFLIYSHFKGHGMAGFGGAIKNVAMGLAAISGKMAMHASSIPTYSPSKCISCNLCVPECPGNAITIDPLVIDADKCIGCGTCIGICPQRCFGVPWSSTDRSVFMERLCEYAKGITDNYNMVYINVLANITPACDCAGWPQKPFMDDIGIVASNDIVAVEQASHDLVDKAHNCDNTFLKEVKVNGKRQIEYSAELGMGNRNYELIDIDK
- a CDS encoding bacteriophage holin is translated as MKLNVKAFGLTCGLIWGLGLMIITWWIILWDGSMTASTFLGRVYRGYNFTFLGSIFGLIWGFFDGLIGGIIFAWLYNKLSGKKREK
- a CDS encoding acyl-CoA thioesterase → MPRKLEYKRKIFGYECDVYGHLNNANYLHIYEEARADALEQMQIPIRELAEIGYHIYLTNIELEFIKGLPLESKVTIRSHIEKSNRLQSTWIQEIYNEAEEICSSAVVKGAFVKNGKPTRISKELYKVFQLNSQE
- a CDS encoding HAD-IIIA family hydrolase encodes the protein MNKKRYKLIIFDADDTLRFCTVPGQPCPNRPGEWKLHNNVKEKLADINWGSPQEGKTAYGIASNQGGVGVGYYSAEMAFQLLKDTFTAAFGFEPIDEVIQMCIPKPEENPACRKPNPGMLNKIMKYWQIEPLETLFVGDRKSDQETAENAGCDFTWAKDYFIFSNEQNEQKIE
- a CDS encoding DNA-directed RNA polymerase subunit alpha, producing the protein MKFIEPLQLPEKVQVDEASYSPTFGKFEIGPLEQGFATTIGNTLRRVLLSSIQGAAVRFVKIEGLHHEFAPIPGSTSDYIDLILKLKKLVIKCDSINEEKLVLEHKGKGMITAAEIKETGDVKIINKELELLEMTQDEDFRMELWVGIGRGYHPAEKHDTEEMTLQGIVPVDSIYSPINKVNFMVENQRVGEKIDYDKLIMEVSTDGSVDPKDALYLSAKILRDLYDRVVLFETEPEYIEEVEMDPELERMDKILDTAVNELELSVRCSNCLAAAKIDTIGELVSKSENEMLKYRNFGKKSLEEITSLLDDYDLSLGMNVDTIRKKIEDAKNRVTIKK